In Geobacillus kaustophilus, a genomic segment contains:
- the ric gene encoding iron-sulfur cluster repair di-iron protein, with protein MEQSFTEQSLIGDIVTKFPRAADLLKAHRIDFCCGGQRTLKEAAEERGLDGEALLRELNALYNETQNKPAENWSEAPLTDLVDHIINTHHRYLNEELPQLSPYVTKVLRVHGMHHPHLSRVHKLFHELKTELEQHLVKEETGAFPLILQFADNPSPENREAVEQAVCELVNEHDAAGDLIKEIRNITNDFTPPEDACGTYRLVYNRLAALEDDLFTHIHLENNILFPRVLAAVKA; from the coding sequence ATGGAACAGAGTTTTACCGAGCAATCGTTGATCGGCGATATTGTCACTAAATTTCCGAGAGCGGCGGATTTGTTGAAAGCGCATCGCATTGACTTTTGCTGCGGCGGACAGCGCACGCTGAAAGAAGCTGCCGAAGAGCGCGGGCTGGACGGCGAAGCACTCCTTCGCGAACTGAACGCCTTGTATAACGAGACGCAAAACAAGCCGGCCGAAAACTGGAGCGAAGCGCCGTTGACCGACTTGGTCGATCATATCATCAACACGCACCACCGCTATTTGAACGAGGAACTGCCGCAGCTCAGCCCGTATGTCACGAAAGTGTTGCGCGTTCATGGCATGCACCACCCGCATCTTTCCCGTGTGCATAAACTGTTTCATGAGTTAAAAACGGAACTCGAGCAGCATCTCGTGAAAGAGGAAACAGGCGCGTTCCCGCTCATTTTGCAATTTGCCGACAACCCGTCGCCGGAAAACCGGGAGGCGGTTGAGCAGGCTGTTTGCGAACTCGTCAATGAGCATGATGCCGCCGGCGATTTGATCAAAGAAATTCGCAACATCACGAACGATTTCACCCCACCGGAGGACGCATGCGGCACGTACCGCCTCGTCTACAACCGGCTCGCGGCGCTTGAAGACGATTTGTTCACCCACATCCATTTGGAAAACAACATCCTCTTCCCGCGCGTGTTGGCGGCGGTGAAGGCATAA
- the modB gene encoding molybdate ABC transporter permease subunit, producing the protein MTDFWSPVWLSIKVSLLAGLIVAILGAAAAGWMARCRFRGKTIVETVFMLPLVLPPSVVGFLLVVLFGRHSPIGRLMETWFHTTVLFTPGAAALAAVVVSFPLMYQAAKAGLEAVDPTIEGAARIDGANERQVFWHISLPLARNALLSGAVLSFARSLGEFGATLMFAGNIPGKTQTIPTAVYMAMESGRMELAWAWVAVTIGLSFSLLSCAAKLGRLQR; encoded by the coding sequence ATGACGGATTTTTGGTCACCCGTATGGTTGTCAATAAAGGTGTCCCTTCTCGCTGGTTTGATCGTCGCCATCCTCGGGGCCGCAGCGGCGGGGTGGATGGCGCGCTGCCGGTTTCGCGGGAAGACGATCGTGGAGACGGTGTTTATGCTGCCGTTGGTGCTGCCGCCGTCGGTCGTCGGGTTTTTGCTTGTTGTGCTGTTTGGGCGGCATAGCCCGATCGGACGGCTGATGGAAACGTGGTTTCACACAACGGTGCTGTTTACACCCGGCGCTGCGGCGTTGGCGGCGGTCGTTGTGTCGTTCCCGCTCATGTACCAAGCGGCGAAAGCGGGGCTCGAAGCAGTCGATCCGACGATCGAAGGAGCGGCGCGCATCGATGGGGCGAATGAGCGCCAAGTGTTTTGGCATATTTCGCTGCCGCTGGCCAGAAACGCTTTGTTGTCCGGGGCGGTGCTGTCGTTTGCCCGCAGCTTGGGAGAGTTTGGCGCGACGCTCATGTTTGCCGGCAACATCCCAGGCAAAACGCAAACGATCCCGACCGCTGTCTATATGGCGATGGAGTCGGGGCGGATGGAGCTAGCGTGGGCATGGGTGGCGGTCACCATTGGATTGTCATTTAGTTTGTTGTCCTGTGCGGCGAAACTAGGCCGTTTGCAACGATAG
- the moaA gene encoding GTP 3',8-cyclase MoaA yields the protein MEERDRMKIIDRLARPLRDLRLSVTDQCNFRCVYCMPAEVFGPNFRFLAEDQLLTVEEMALLAECFVELGVEKIRLTGGEPLLRRDLDALIRRLSMIPGLRDIALTTNGIHLVKWAKRLKAAGLKRVNVSLDALDDDIFRKMNGIGAGVTPVLKGIEVARAAGLGVKVNMVVKKGWNDSQIVPMAAYFKDLGIPLRLIEFMDVGTTNGWDYSHVVTKKEMYEQINAMHPLEPVEKEYFGEVASRYRYAGTNVEVGFIASVTEAFCRSCTRARISAEGKLYTCLFASEGVSLKDKLRAGAGKEELKALIAAVWSKRADRYSEERTAETAKQRPKIEMSYIGG from the coding sequence ATGGAAGAGCGCGACCGGATGAAGATCATCGACCGCCTCGCCCGCCCGCTTCGCGATTTGCGGTTGTCGGTCACCGATCAGTGCAATTTCCGTTGCGTTTATTGCATGCCCGCTGAAGTGTTCGGGCCGAATTTTCGCTTTTTGGCGGAAGACCAGCTGTTGACCGTTGAGGAAATGGCGCTGTTGGCGGAATGTTTTGTCGAACTCGGGGTCGAAAAAATCCGCCTGACGGGCGGCGAGCCGCTGCTTCGGCGCGACTTGGATGCGCTCATTAGGCGGCTGTCCATGATTCCCGGATTGCGGGACATTGCCCTCACGACAAACGGCATCCATTTGGTGAAATGGGCGAAACGGTTGAAAGCGGCCGGGCTGAAGCGCGTCAACGTCAGCTTGGATGCGTTGGACGATGACATTTTCCGCAAAATGAACGGCATCGGCGCCGGCGTTACTCCGGTGTTAAAAGGCATTGAAGTCGCTCGGGCAGCCGGACTCGGCGTGAAAGTCAATATGGTCGTCAAAAAAGGATGGAACGACTCGCAAATCGTGCCGATGGCCGCCTACTTTAAAGATTTGGGCATTCCGCTCCGCTTGATTGAATTTATGGACGTCGGCACAACGAATGGCTGGGATTACTCTCATGTCGTGACGAAAAAAGAGATGTATGAGCAAATCAACGCCATGCACCCGCTCGAGCCGGTGGAAAAGGAGTACTTCGGCGAAGTAGCGAGCCGCTACCGGTACGCGGGCACGAACGTGGAAGTCGGCTTTATCGCCTCAGTGACAGAAGCGTTTTGTCGAAGCTGCACACGAGCGCGCATTTCCGCCGAAGGCAAGCTGTACACATGTTTGTTTGCTTCTGAGGGCGTGTCGTTGAAAGACAAACTGCGCGCCGGCGCGGGAAAAGAGGAGCTGAAGGCGCTGATTGCCGCAGTCTGGAGCAAACGAGCAGATCGCTATTCCGAGGAACGGACGGCAGAGACAGCGAAACAGCGCCCGAAAATTGAAATGTCGTATATTGGAGGATGA
- a CDS encoding Crp/Fnr family transcriptional regulator, with protein MEVSIMEGQIRKASNRDFSHLRALLQSSKKVIPLRKHSFLFQEGMPANELYLILSGKVQVSKICPDGKEMCFRICGSGEIVGELTLFTSDPRYLLTAKVMEPGEAAVMDKNELEEQLLVNPTLALEYMRWMSKHARRTQTKFRDLIMNGKKGALYSTLIRLCNSYGVPLEDGSIFIDVALKNQDLANFCGTTRESVNRMLNALKQEGIISMKRGRITVRDLNYLKTEIQCEDCPADICCIE; from the coding sequence ATGGAGGTGTCCATCATGGAAGGACAAATCCGTAAAGCGTCGAATCGTGATTTTTCCCATTTGCGCGCTTTGCTGCAATCATCCAAAAAAGTGATTCCGCTGCGCAAGCACTCGTTTTTGTTCCAAGAAGGGATGCCAGCCAATGAGCTTTACTTGATCCTTTCCGGCAAAGTGCAAGTCAGCAAAATTTGCCCGGACGGAAAAGAAATGTGCTTCCGCATTTGCGGAAGCGGGGAAATCGTCGGTGAATTGACGCTGTTTACGAGCGACCCGCGCTACTTATTGACCGCCAAAGTGATGGAACCCGGCGAAGCAGCGGTCATGGATAAGAATGAATTGGAGGAGCAGCTGCTCGTCAATCCAACTCTTGCTCTTGAATATATGCGCTGGATGAGCAAGCATGCCCGGCGGACGCAGACGAAGTTTCGGGATCTCATCATGAACGGCAAAAAAGGCGCACTCTATTCGACGCTCATTCGCCTTTGCAACAGTTATGGCGTCCCGCTTGAGGACGGAAGCATCTTCATCGACGTCGCGTTGAAAAATCAAGATTTAGCCAATTTTTGCGGCACGACGCGCGAAAGCGTCAATCGGATGCTCAACGCCTTGAAGCAGGAAGGGATCATCTCGATGAAGCGGGGCAGAATTACCGTCCGCGACTTGAACTATTTGAAAACGGAAATCCAGTGTGAAGACTGTCCGGCGGATATTTGTTGCATTGAGTGA